Within the Fischerella sp. PCC 9605 genome, the region AAATTGAGTTGTCGCAACTGCCCCACCTTGGAGGCTAGCTTGTCTGGCAACTTGATAGGTGGCAAAGTGCATGGCAAATTGACGGGCAATTTGTTTGAGTAGCAGCGGTTGGATTACGGAGGTGACAGCCAAAGCACTACCTCCTTTAAAAAGCAGTCCCAAAGGATCGGGCTGCAAAGTCAATGGTAGCGGTTCGTCTAGTTGTGATTTTGCTAACTGGCGCTGCACTCGTACAGTTAGTTTTTGTTTTTCCTTTTCTGGGAGTTTTTTCCACACCCGCCCCAGCAGATGTAAAAAAACTTCTGCTTCTAAATCAATAGTTGACAGATCATTAGAATAGGGGATTTTTAAATACTTACATACTTGGATCAGTGCTTGTCGGTACGTTACCTGATTTGTACGTCCCCGCAATACCGTCACCCCATCAGCCGCCAAAAAGCGAAAGCGCTGTTCTAATGCATCCAGCCAAGCTTCTCGACCTTGGCTTTGTACTTCTATCGGTTCAGGTGTCTGAACGTAGTCTAGAGGATTGAACTTACGGCTAAACAGAATTGCCGTCAAGTCCTGTAATTCGTCTTCGGTAGCGAGCTCGAGTGCTGCCCTGAGTTCGTCCAATTTCCCTTCCTCCCTTCCATGCAGCTTTTTCTGTACCTTATTCTACTATTAGCTTTCAGCTGTCATTTGTTTGTTATGAGTTGTTGGGTGTTGGTTGATGGCTGGTGATGCCACTAAATAAGACTGGAAAACAGCCAAAAATGTTGATTTTACATGAATTTTTCGATTTGACACCCAATCCCCAGTCCTCTTTACTTGAAAAATTTTTTGAATGCGATCGCCTAAATGATTCCGAAGAGCGATCGCAGTTTTTGTAATGTGGAATGATTGAAGCAAAAATTGTTACAAATTGATAGTGATTAATGTGGCGGTTATCTCAAAAGCGATGTTATGCTTTTAGACCTAACGCTACTTCTTAATACAGAAATTAAAATTCATGTTACATGGTTGCTCAATGCAACCAGTTTACCTTGCTGCTTAGAAATTTATTTACGAGTAGTTCAGCTATTTTGCCATCATTAAAATTTAGTTTTTTAATTCTTCTCGAATAAGTCAGTTAATTTTATTTCTTAAAATTATTTTTATTAATTTTTTGTATTCTTTACTACATCAATTGCACGAGTTTATAATGAGTTTTGTGTATTTTTCCGCCAAAAAGTCAGGGAATTGAAATAATTAGCATTAGATACACCATAAATAGCCTTAACCAGTGTATCTATAAATGGTTTAAGTATTCGTTGACTGACAGATGCAATTTTATTTATATAAGCTGATCCTACTTCATCACATTTTGTGTTGATATAAGGTTCGGCTTCTAGATAAAGCCTCGATTACTTAAATTCACGGCTAATTACTGGTTGTAATGACAACTCGCTAAGATACACCCTCATATCGAAGACAAACAATTAACTGAATAAAAAAGGAGTTAAAAGCTGATGAAAACAGTACTCAATTTATCGCAGCAATCAGTAATAGCAGAAATTGAAAGTGTTTTAGATACTTATCCATATCATCCTTATCAACAAGCTTTTGCTATTCCTGAGTTGCGTCAAGAACTAATTACCTTCGTCTTTAGCCGTATTCCTTGTTGTTACAGTGCTATTGAACCCGATCGAGCTTGCTGGCTAGATTACAAGTTACCCCGCAGTCCTCTAGAACATCAAATACATTTACAGAATTTGATTCACCAAGGTATTTATTCAATCATGCAAGAAAAAAGTGATTGGATCAGCCGTCACCTTTGTGAAACAGTTCAACCAGGTTGTGAACCTTCTCATTGGTTTGGATAAATATATTTTTGTTGGTTGTTGTTTGTTGGTTGTTGTTTGTTGGTTGTTGTTTGTTGGTTGGAATAACCAAGCATTAACTACCAACAACTAACAACCTTATTCTTTTAACGGATCATGTCCCCAATTCATCAACGAGTAGCGCCAACGTGTGTGTTCAATATCGCCATCAGGTTTTTGTGCTGAATGGCGATGAATATAACTGATGACTTTTTTCATGTGCGATATATCATCATCAGTGTAATAATCCTTTTTCTTTTGCAACAGTTCAACGATACGTTTACCCGATTGATGTCCGATTGATTCTGAGTTTTCATTCTTTTATCCAACGGATTGAGATTCTTCTGTTTTTAACCAAGAATCTAGTTCGTTAGTTGTCATGTTGATTGAAGAATGAAACTCATCAATCACTGATTTAACATCTTTACTCATCAGGCTGTATTACTCCTCTAACTTCTCAAGAGTATCAGGTTTGTGAGCCGCCTGTTTTCCGCTTTTGTCGCTTTCAACCAAATACTCGGGGTTATCTTTTGAAGCACTGACATAGTGTCCTTTAATCTCTGTGGGTGAGGTGAGTTTCTTTTTGATCTCACCAGTAGTTTCACCTTGAGATGTATTCCACTTAACTTTGTCACCTTTTTTAAATTCTTCAGTCATAGATTATGCACTCTTTGATGATTTATACCTGCTAATTATGTTGACAATAGGAGAGTAATTAATCAGTCTGTTGATAGAAAAAACGCTACCGATCACCCTGGTGTAAGGATATTTTTGTCACTTACTCAATTAGAAAATAAGTTTCGTCAAATGAAAAAGAGAGCGCGATCGCCAAAGAACCCGCCGCCCTCCTCATCTACATATGAGGGTAAATCTGCATTTAGCCCAAACACCTAGAAAAAATGGGTATCGCCGCGGCTATCTAATTACATTAGGGAGCTAGCTTCATCGGATACTAAAACTTGGGTAAATCCTATGCTGACTTGATCAATTCATTAAATATTCTTTTAGGGTAACTGCATGGCTGTTGAAAAAGTTGAATGGTGGCAATTAGCTTTACAGTTTAAAGGTTCAGTTATCACAGCAATTTATAAACGTGTTCTCTGGTGTGGGCTGTTTGGTTTTTTTGTTTCTGTACTTTACTATTTAAAGCAGCCTGTATCTCAGCCAATTTTAGGGACTGTTATTCCTAGTATTGTTTTAGGTTTATTACTGGTTTTTCGCACTAATACGGCTTATGAACGCTTTTGGGAAGGTAGAAAATGCTGGGGGAATATTGTCAATACCGTTCGCAATCTAGCACGACAAATTTGGGTATCAGTAGACGAATCATCCCCGGAAGATAAAGACAAAAAAATTTCAGCATTATGGTTATTAGTAGCATTTGCTGTAGCAACAAAATTGCATTTGCGGGGAGAACCTGTAAATAGTGAATTAGAAGAATTAATGCAGCAATCTAAATATATCAAACTAAAAACCATGAACAACCCACCTTTAGAGGTGGCTTTTTGGATTGAAGATTATTTACAACAGCAGTACAACCGTAATTGCCTCAATAGTTATCAATTGACAGCGATGCGAGAATTGTTAAACATGCTGGTGGATAATTTAGGTGCTTGCGAGCGTATTTTGAAAACACCAATACCCTTAGCATACGCTATTCATTTAAAACAATTATTATTACTATATTGCTTCCTACTACCGTTTCAAATGGTGGAGAGTCTTGGTTGGTGGACAGGTTTAATTGTGGCGTTAATTAGTTTTACTTTATTTGGGATTGAAGCTATTGGCTTAGAAATAGAAAATCCCTTTGGTTACGATATTAATGATTTGCCATTGGATGCAATTTGCAATACCATGAATCGCAATATCGATGATTTAATTAGTCTTACTCCTAGCAGTCATTTCTACAAAGATTGAGTTCAGAGAATTGATATAGAAAAGTTGTCAATTTAACTATCCTATAGCACGTTTTACTTGCCATGTTTGTTCATCTTCACAACCGCCGAATTCCCTTTTCCAAACCCTGACACACACCAGTGAGAAAATTTAAATCCAAAGTAGCAATAGTATCGCTGGGTTTGTGATAGTGTGGATTCCGCAAAAATGCCGTATCTGTAATCATCATTGCTGGATAACCTGCATCCCAAAAAGGTGCATGATCGCTTAGTCTGGTTTGGCGGACGATATGGCCTTTATTGGGAACTGGTAGCCACTGACTGGGGACGCCAACTTTACGAATGCTGCGACTAATGCCAATTAAATCTCGCAATGTTCGCCAATTACCAATTAAACCAATAAAATCACCACGACTGGGGTAGATGTGTTGTAAAGGAGGCGGGTAAGTTTGAGAACCAGGGGTAGAATTGCAATAACCTAACATCTCTAGAGAGATCATTAGGCGTAGCGGTTGCTGTTGTTGCTGTAACTTGGCTGCATACTCGGTGCTACCCAACAAACCGTATTCTTCCATATCGAAAGCCACCAGTTGTAGGGGATATTTTATCGGTTCTGTAGCAAACATTCTTGCTAACTCCAACAATACTGCTACACCTGTAGCATTATCATCAGCCCCTGGTGAACCAGGTACAGCATCATAATGGGCACCAATTAAAATTGGTGGCAAATCTCCCTTTTCTGAGGGGGCAGCAGAGGGTAAATTTAAGATGAGATTTTTGCAGGCTTTAGTACCCACATAGAAGGTGTGGATATCCACACTCCCCCACTTGGCAAATGAGGCGCGAATGTATTCTTGGACAAAGAAATGGCCAGCACTTGCCATGTAAGGATCGCGATCGCGCGCTATCTCATTAAGATGAGTTTCCAGTTGGTTCTTTAAATTCACAAGATTCTAGCAGCGAACCTGGTTGACCGTGTATTTATCAACAGCAAGATACAATAAATCAAGCATTAGTTCTAAACAAATAATTTTTATATAGAGATACTAGGAGAAGCGTAGCGCATGGGCAAGGTAGTAGGCATCGACTTAGGGACGACAAACTCTGTAGTCGCCGTCATGGAGGGTGGCAAGCCGGTGGTTATTGCCAATGCAGAAGGTATGCGAACAACTCCCTCCGTAGTTGGCTTTAGCAAAGATGGTGAACGCCTAGTTGGACAAATGGCGCGGCGACAAACCGTCCTCAATCCTCAAAATACCTTTTTTGCAATCAAACGCTTCATTGGGCGCAGGTATAGCGAACTCAACCCAGACTCGAAGCGAGTACCTTACACCATCCGTAAAGATGAAGTCGGCAATATTAAAATTGTATGCCCTCGCCTGAATAAAGAGTTCGCCGCAGAAGAAATTTCGGCAATGGTTCTCAAGAAACTGGCAGAAGACGCTAGTAAATATCTAGGTGAACCAGTCACAGGGGCAGTGATTACCGTTCCCGCTTATTTTAATGATTCTCAACGGCAGGCAACACGGGATGCTGGTAGAATTGCTGGTTTAGACGTATTGCGGATTCTCAACGAACCTACCGCCGCTTCTTTGGCTTATGGCTTAGATCGCGGTGAGATGGAAACAATCTTAGTATTTGACTTAGGTGGTGGCACGTTTGACGTGTCAATTCTCGATGTTGGTGATGGCGTCTTTGAAGTCAAATCTACCAGCGGCGATACCCAACTTGGTGGTAATGACTTTGATAAGAAAATTGTCGATTGGTTGGCAGAACAGTTTTTGGAACAAGAAGGGGTAGACTTAAGACGCGATCGCCAGGCCCTCCAACGCTTGATGGAAGCTGCGGAAAAAGCCAAAATCGAACTTTCGGCAGTCAGCGTTACCGATATTAACTTACCCTTTATCACCGCTACCGAAGATGGCCCCAAACATCTGGAAACCCGCCTGACTCGTTCCCAGTTTGAAGGCTTGTGCGATGACTTGTTAGGGCGGTTGCGTATACCCGTAAAACGGGCGCTAAAAGATGCCGGACTTACCCCTAGAGACATTGATGAAGTCGTGTTGGTAGGCGGTTCAACACGGATGCCAATGGTACAGCAACTAGTACGGGCAATGATTGGCGTAGAACCCAACCAAAACGTCAACCCTGATGAAGTTGTGGCAGTTGGTGCAGCCATTCAGGCAGGCATTCTCGCAGGCGAACTTAAAGATGTTCTGCTGCTAGATGTTACACCCCTTTCCCTGGGATTGGAAACTATTGGTGGCGTCAAAAAAGTACTGATTCCCCGCAACACAACTATCCCCGTTCGCCGTTCTGATATATTTTCGACGTCAGAAAATAATCAAAACACTGTGGAGATTCACGTAGTCCAAGGCGAACGGGAAATGGCAGTGGATAACAAATCTCTGGGGCGTTTCAAGCTGTATGGTATTCCTCCAGCACCTCGCGGCATTCCGCAAATTCAGGTATCATTTGATATTGATGCTAACGGAATTCTCCAGGTAACTGCACTAGATAGAACTACGGGTCGAGAACAAAGTATCACGATTCAAGGCGCTTCAACCCTTAGCGAAAGCGAAGTTCAACAGGCGATTCGAGAAGCTGAGAAATTTGCCGATCAAGACAGACAGCGTAAAGAGAGAGTAGAAAAACGTACCCGTGCTGAGGCTTTGATTTTGCAAGCTGAAAGACAACTGCGAGAAGTGGCGTTGGATTTTGGTATGGCATTTGCCCGCACCCGTCGTCAACAAATTGACAATATCTGTCGAGAACTACGCGAGAGTTTACAGCAAAACGACGAACGCGGGATTGATCAAGCTTACGCCGATCTGCAAGATGCATTGTATGACCTCAACCGGGAAGTCCGGCAGTACTACGCTGAAGAGGAAGACGATGATTTGTTTGGTGCGATCAAAGACATCTTTACTGGTGGCGATAAAGAACGCGATTATCCACGGGAGACGCTGCGCGATCGCGATTACTATGACAAAGACTATGACCGAAACTCCAGTAGGGATTATGACAGAGGTTATAGCAGAGACTACAACAGTAGAGACTATGACAAAGGCTATGGCAAAGACTATGGTCGAAGTCCTAGTAGAGACTATGACAGAGATTATGGTAGAGACAATCGGTCTTCTTCCTTTGACAGCGGTTCTTCACGCCGATCTCGTCCCAGCTATCAGGATAACTGGGATGATGACGATGATTGGTTGTAAAGTTTGCTAGGTGGGAAACCCCACCTCGCTTTCTTCAGAATACCTATAGTAGTTGAAAAGGTAATAAAATTGATTCGTAATTCGGATTTAATAATTAATAATTGGTAATAAGGAAAAGTAGTAGTTAGTGGTTAGTGGTTCTTTGTTGGTAGTTGGTAGTTGGTAGTTATTAGGTGTTTGGAACAAACAACAACCAACAAACAACAGCCAACAATCAACAGTTCACTGCTATTGTTTAAAAATTTTCAAATCTAAAATCTAAAGTTAAACAGCTGACTATGCAGAATTTGCGGAATTTTCGCGATTACTACGAAATGTTGGGAGTATCTAAAGATGCTACAAATGAAGAAATTAAAAAGACTTATCGGCGTTTAGCCAGGCAGTATCACCCGGATCTTAACCCAGGGAACAAAGCAGCAGAAGAAAAATTTAAGGATATAAGCGAGGCTTACGAAATTCTTTCCGATGCAGCTAAGCGGGCGCAGTACGATCAGTTTAGCCGCTATTGGAAGCAAAAAGGCTTCGACAAACAAGCACAAAAAAGTAAACCTTGGGGAGTAGATAACCGTTCTAACGGTCGCAATACTCAGGATGTAAATCCTGGCAATTATTCCGATTTTACTACATTTATTAATGAAGTTATCGGTGTAAGAACCAGTAAAAACGGCACAGCTACGGCTACTAATACCACTAGCGATCCGTTTCGTACTCCCAGAACAAAAGTTGCATATACACCAAACCAACGCCCTGCGCGTCGAGATATCGAGGCGAAATTGTCTTTACCCTTAGAAAAAGCATATCACGGTGGGTTGGAGAGAATTCGCTTAGAAGATGGGCGATCGCTAGAAGTGGGTATGCCCGCAGGTATGGTTACGGGTCAAACGATTCGTCTGCGAAATCAAGGGATTAATGGTGGTGATTTGTACTTAAAAATTACTGTCGACCCTCATCCTATTTTCAGGCTTGAAGGCACAGATGTTTATTGTCAAATCCCAATTACTCCCAGCGAAGCAGTATTAGGAGGACAGGTAGAAGCACCCACCCTTGATGGCTTGGTCAAAATGACAATTCCCCCTGGAGTTAGGTCTGGGCAAAGATTGCGTTTGTCTGGAAAAGGCTACCCCAGCGAGAAAGGTAAACGTGGCGACCAATTGGTGGAAATTCAAATAGTTACTCCCAAAAATATTAGTGCAGAAGAACGGGAATTGTACGAAAAAATTCGGCAGATTGAAACTTTTAAACCCCGCGCTGATTTGTTTTCGTAGCAATGAATAAATTGTTTGTCGAACAAACTCGTAAATGAGTTAGCTGTGGGAGCATTTGGTTCTAGGTTTAAAAAACATTCTCATGTCATCTTGGCGAGAAATCAGAAGTGAAGTTTTGCAAAGAGATAACCGCAAGTGCCAAGTATGTGGTAAGGAATACAGCGGCCAGGTACATCACGTTATTCCTAAAAGTAAAGGCGGAACGAATGACCTGTCAAATTTGATTACACTTTGCGGTCGGTGTCATATGTTAATCAGTCCTGTACCCGAGTGGCTGATTACCAAACTATGGAATATTCCACCAGAAGAAATCTCCTCTGCTGCGGCGGCGGTGCAAAATCGCATTGATCAAGTAATGGCGACGCATTCTAAGAGGGAAGAGTGGAGGAGTGGAGGAGAGGGAGAGGGGGGAGTGGGGGAATAATCATAACCACTAACCACTAACTACTAACCACTAACAACCTTTAAGGTTAGTAGGTTTAAAATATTAGAAATTAGAGAAATAGAGTTTGTCGCTAGGTGAATAAAACAGCTGTGAATCAGAATGGGGTAATGCCACAAAGCAGTGAACCCACCTATTACACCTTGCTAGGGCTGCATCCTTCCGCATCGGCAATTGAAATCCGTCGTGCTTATCGGGAGTTAAGCAAACGCTATCATCCCGACACTACTGACTTGCCTACAGTCATTGCTACTGCCAAATTTCAGCAACTTAACGAAGCTTACGCCACCCTCAGTAACCCAGAACGACGGTTAAGCTATGACTTAAGAATTGGCTATTCCCGCTTTGGCGTCATTCAAGCACCACCCGATTTAAACCATCCTGTTTCTTATTCTTACGACTGGTCTAAATCTGCTTATCTGGAGGCTAGCGATCGCCCCCTCTCACCAGGTGAAATTTTTGCTTTGTTTATCTTGGGTATAACATTTTTGGGTTGTTTGCTACTGGCGATCGCCATTGGCCTAACTCGTGGTGAGGCCGCTTTCCAAACTCAACTAGTACAACCAACTCCTGTAGTACAGCAGGAATTTACCCAAACAACATATAAATGATGAATTACGATTGATAAATTGTAATATATCTTAACGATTCTCTTGAAAAATTCATAATTCATAATTCATAATTCATAATTCCTATGTCTCTTCCTCCCGCTGACACACCACTGTATAACCATCCCCTCCCCGAAATTGAACAGTGGTTGAAAGAACAAGGCTGTCAACAAGATGAAATGCAGTTGCATTGCTGGCACGTGCAGCGCCCCTCTTGGAAAGCCGAACTTTGGCTTGATGTAGAGCAAATCATAGTCCGATATCTCCATGCTGCGGAAGATGGGCAAGATATCCAACGCGCCTTCAAGTATTCCCTGAGTCGGCAAGATATAGAACAGGCGGTGTTTTCTGGCCCGTAGAAGAGGAGTGGGGGAGTGGAGGATGGGGGGTGGGGGAACTGCATAAAATTCTCCTCCTCTCCCACTCTTCCCCTCTCCCACTCTTCTTCAGACTTTCCCAAACCGCCTCTCCCGCTGCTGGTAGGCACACAAGGCACGATGGAATTCGCTACGGTCAAAATCCGGCCAGAGGGTGTCAGTTATATAAATTTCTGAATAAGCTATTTGCCAGAGAAGGAAATTCGAGACTCGCATTTCTCCACTGGTGCGAATTAATAAATCTGGGTCACAAATACCAGTAGTATAAAGATGACGTTCAAATGTCGCCTCGTCAATTTCATCTGGCTGGATTAAACCTTGCTGTACTTTTTCGGCGATCGCACGGCAAGCTTGGATAATTTCTTGTCTACCTCCATAATTAGTTGCCACAGTAAACCGGATACCGCGATTATCTTGTGTTTCTTCTACCGAACGGGAAATTTCTGCTTGTAGCGATCGCGGCAAAGAAATTAAATTGCCCACAAACCTAATTTGCACATTCTCATTGACCATTTCCCGCAGTTCTTGACGCAAAACCCGCTGAAATAGGGTCATCAAAAAATCTACTTCTTCGTGCGGTCTTCCCCAGTTTTCGGTCGAAAAAGCGTAGGCTGTGAGTGCTTCAATTCCCCAATCTTTACAACAGCGGAGCAAATCCTTTAAGGCATCTACTCCCCGCTTGTGACCCATAATTCGGGGTAGCCCTTGACGCTTTGCCCATCGACCATTGCCATCCATAATCACTGCAACGTGTTTGGGCAGTAGTTCTCTTTTCAAGTCAGGGGGCAGATATTGCAGTTCAGTTTGTTGTGCTGTCATTTTTTGTCTCGCGATGCGGTCGATGGTAATCCGAGTAAACGTGAAACCAGTGCTAAAGCCTGACTACGAATCTGACGACCCAAACTAAGTAAACCAGGAGCAACAGCTTCCCGATCTACAGTTGGCGAAAATCGAGCCTCTAAAGACTCTTTCAGTTTCGTGATCGTCAGTGGTCTATTTAGGGTTCCCCTTTCCGCTAAAGAAATAGAACCTGTTTCTTCAGATACAACGACACAAATGCAATTTTCGACCCGCTCAGTTATTCCCATCGCTGCCCGATGGCGTGTTCCCAACTGGCGCGAAGCTGTGCGTCCCGAAAGCGGTAAAATTATACCAGATGCTACAATCCGTGAACCTCGTATCAATGTAGCACCATCGTGTAACAAAGTTTTCGGTTGAAAAATTGTCTGTATCAGTTCTTTAGACACCTCAGCATTCAGTTTTACTCCTGGCACAGAAAAATCCCGCTCA harbors:
- the cdaA gene encoding diadenylate cyclase CdaA gives rise to the protein MGDWWKQWLTNLGWSQLLLLETLDIVLVLALTYMILVIISERRTLWMVRGFIILMLASAISGRLQLQLLNFVLEKLVIGCAVAMAVALQSEFRRFLEQLGRGEFWQLFQPSRLVVPKSDSVIDEIVEAVRELSKNRIGALLIIETTGPIDERDFSVPGVKLNAEVSKELIQTIFQPKTLLHDGATLIRGSRIVASGIILPLSGRTASRQLGTRHRAAMGITERVENCICVVVSEETGSISLAERGTLNRPLTITKLKESLEARFSPTVDREAVAPGLLSLGRQIRSQALALVSRLLGLPSTASRDKK
- a CDS encoding DUF2945 domain-containing protein, yielding MTEEFKKGDKVKWNTSQGETTGEIKKKLTSPTEIKGHYVSASKDNPEYLVESDKSGKQAAHKPDTLEKLEE
- a CDS encoding M28 family peptidase; the protein is MNLKNQLETHLNEIARDRDPYMASAGHFFVQEYIRASFAKWGSVDIHTFYVGTKACKNLILNLPSAAPSEKGDLPPILIGAHYDAVPGSPGADDNATGVAVLLELARMFATEPIKYPLQLVAFDMEEYGLLGSTEYAAKLQQQQQPLRLMISLEMLGYCNSTPGSQTYPPPLQHIYPSRGDFIGLIGNWRTLRDLIGISRSIRKVGVPSQWLPVPNKGHIVRQTRLSDHAPFWDAGYPAMMITDTAFLRNPHYHKPSDTIATLDLNFLTGVCQGLEKGIRRL
- a CDS encoding J domain-containing protein, whose product is MPQSSEPTYYTLLGLHPSASAIEIRRAYRELSKRYHPDTTDLPTVIATAKFQQLNEAYATLSNPERRLSYDLRIGYSRFGVIQAPPDLNHPVSYSYDWSKSAYLEASDRPLSPGEIFALFILGITFLGCLLLAIAIGLTRGEAAFQTQLVQPTPVVQQEFTQTTYK
- a CDS encoding HNH endonuclease, translated to MSSWREIRSEVLQRDNRKCQVCGKEYSGQVHHVIPKSKGGTNDLSNLITLCGRCHMLISPVPEWLITKLWNIPPEEISSAAAAVQNRIDQVMATHSKREEWRSGGEGEGGVGE
- the dnaK gene encoding molecular chaperone DnaK; this translates as MGKVVGIDLGTTNSVVAVMEGGKPVVIANAEGMRTTPSVVGFSKDGERLVGQMARRQTVLNPQNTFFAIKRFIGRRYSELNPDSKRVPYTIRKDEVGNIKIVCPRLNKEFAAEEISAMVLKKLAEDASKYLGEPVTGAVITVPAYFNDSQRQATRDAGRIAGLDVLRILNEPTAASLAYGLDRGEMETILVFDLGGGTFDVSILDVGDGVFEVKSTSGDTQLGGNDFDKKIVDWLAEQFLEQEGVDLRRDRQALQRLMEAAEKAKIELSAVSVTDINLPFITATEDGPKHLETRLTRSQFEGLCDDLLGRLRIPVKRALKDAGLTPRDIDEVVLVGGSTRMPMVQQLVRAMIGVEPNQNVNPDEVVAVGAAIQAGILAGELKDVLLLDVTPLSLGLETIGGVKKVLIPRNTTIPVRRSDIFSTSENNQNTVEIHVVQGEREMAVDNKSLGRFKLYGIPPAPRGIPQIQVSFDIDANGILQVTALDRTTGREQSITIQGASTLSESEVQQAIREAEKFADQDRQRKERVEKRTRAEALILQAERQLREVALDFGMAFARTRRQQIDNICRELRESLQQNDERGIDQAYADLQDALYDLNREVRQYYAEEEDDDLFGAIKDIFTGGDKERDYPRETLRDRDYYDKDYDRNSSRDYDRGYSRDYNSRDYDKGYGKDYGRSPSRDYDRDYGRDNRSSSFDSGSSRRSRPSYQDNWDDDDDWL
- a CDS encoding DnaJ C-terminal domain-containing protein encodes the protein MQNLRNFRDYYEMLGVSKDATNEEIKKTYRRLARQYHPDLNPGNKAAEEKFKDISEAYEILSDAAKRAQYDQFSRYWKQKGFDKQAQKSKPWGVDNRSNGRNTQDVNPGNYSDFTTFINEVIGVRTSKNGTATATNTTSDPFRTPRTKVAYTPNQRPARRDIEAKLSLPLEKAYHGGLERIRLEDGRSLEVGMPAGMVTGQTIRLRNQGINGGDLYLKITVDPHPIFRLEGTDVYCQIPITPSEAVLGGQVEAPTLDGLVKMTIPPGVRSGQRLRLSGKGYPSEKGKRGDQLVEIQIVTPKNISAEERELYEKIRQIETFKPRADLFS
- a CDS encoding YaaW family protein — encoded protein: MDELRAALELATEDELQDLTAILFSRKFNPLDYVQTPEPIEVQSQGREAWLDALEQRFRFLAADGVTVLRGRTNQVTYRQALIQVCKYLKIPYSNDLSTIDLEAEVFLHLLGRVWKKLPEKEKQKLTVRVQRQLAKSQLDEPLPLTLQPDPLGLLFKGGSALAVTSVIQPLLLKQIARQFAMHFATYQVARQASLQGGAVATTQFQNYVVLQMARRGMAVNAARYGAVRGMFAFLGPMMWAWFFADLGWRAIATNYGRIIPTIFALAQIRLTRAECWELA
- the uppS gene encoding polyprenyl diphosphate synthase; this encodes MTAQQTELQYLPPDLKRELLPKHVAVIMDGNGRWAKRQGLPRIMGHKRGVDALKDLLRCCKDWGIEALTAYAFSTENWGRPHEEVDFLMTLFQRVLRQELREMVNENVQIRFVGNLISLPRSLQAEISRSVEETQDNRGIRFTVATNYGGRQEIIQACRAIAEKVQQGLIQPDEIDEATFERHLYTTGICDPDLLIRTSGEMRVSNFLLWQIAYSEIYITDTLWPDFDRSEFHRALCAYQQRERRFGKV
- a CDS encoding bestrophin family protein, with product MAVEKVEWWQLALQFKGSVITAIYKRVLWCGLFGFFVSVLYYLKQPVSQPILGTVIPSIVLGLLLVFRTNTAYERFWEGRKCWGNIVNTVRNLARQIWVSVDESSPEDKDKKISALWLLVAFAVATKLHLRGEPVNSELEELMQQSKYIKLKTMNNPPLEVAFWIEDYLQQQYNRNCLNSYQLTAMRELLNMLVDNLGACERILKTPIPLAYAIHLKQLLLLYCFLLPFQMVESLGWWTGLIVALISFTLFGIEAIGLEIENPFGYDINDLPLDAICNTMNRNIDDLISLTPSSHFYKD
- a CDS encoding DUF3143 domain-containing protein, whose protein sequence is MSLPPADTPLYNHPLPEIEQWLKEQGCQQDEMQLHCWHVQRPSWKAELWLDVEQIIVRYLHAAEDGQDIQRAFKYSLSRQDIEQAVFSGP